In the genome of Hymenobacter cellulosivorans, one region contains:
- a CDS encoding STAS domain-containing protein → MNNLTTSPANDFTPYLIRVDFDEIKPMELARLLMRYNKLRRPRLLIDCQSLRCLRTRGVGYFASQLLTLQASGAKVLLRNVDAQLLRALRVLHLDKIFQIDQDSPATQPPVAWQNELLSSGAAASA, encoded by the coding sequence ATGAACAACCTAACTACCTCCCCAGCCAACGATTTTACCCCCTACCTGATTCGGGTAGACTTCGATGAAATCAAGCCCATGGAGCTGGCCCGCCTGCTGATGCGCTACAACAAGCTGCGCCGCCCCCGCCTGCTGATTGACTGCCAGAGCCTGCGCTGCCTGCGCACCCGCGGCGTGGGCTACTTTGCCTCCCAGCTGCTCACGCTGCAAGCCTCCGGGGCCAAGGTGCTGCTGCGCAACGTAGATGCTCAACTGCTGCGCGCCCTGCGCGTACTCCACCTCGACAAGATTTTCCAGATTGACCAGGATTCGCCGGCCACTCAGCCGCCCGTGGCCTGGCAAAATGAGCTACTGTCGTCCGGCGCGGCGGCTTCGGCCTAG
- a CDS encoding OBAP family protein: MPRFLLLRFPPAFLTATVLLTTACGDNNTRSPVEAPGAEKSAKTRVLEAGADVLQGKEPLQKLNMYLDGFHFYNGALGQQMEAHHFCAKLNEDVTQCVIYDGNGPDAKIMGIEYIVSKKLFEQLPAEEKPLWHSHVHEVKSGTLVAPGIPDVAEHELMEELVSTYGKTFHTWHTDRDKTLPLGTPLLMMGFTKDGQIDTNMVAQRDKRLGISSKQKRQQRADIVAPPVAPGADAWEKGEVRQLGVVPDAKTALHHH; this comes from the coding sequence ATGCCGCGTTTCCTTCTGCTTCGCTTCCCTCCTGCTTTTCTGACGGCCACGGTGCTGCTTACCACCGCCTGCGGCGACAACAACACCCGCTCCCCGGTCGAAGCGCCGGGCGCGGAGAAGTCGGCCAAGACGCGGGTGCTGGAAGCCGGAGCCGACGTGCTCCAGGGCAAGGAGCCGCTGCAGAAGCTGAACATGTACCTCGACGGATTCCACTTCTACAACGGGGCCCTGGGCCAACAGATGGAAGCCCACCATTTCTGCGCCAAGCTCAACGAGGACGTGACTCAGTGCGTGATTTACGACGGCAACGGCCCCGACGCCAAGATTATGGGCATCGAGTACATCGTCTCGAAAAAACTGTTTGAGCAGCTGCCCGCCGAGGAAAAGCCCCTTTGGCACAGCCACGTGCACGAAGTAAAATCGGGCACGCTGGTAGCACCCGGCATCCCCGACGTGGCCGAGCACGAGCTGATGGAAGAGCTGGTTTCGACCTACGGCAAAACCTTCCACACCTGGCACACCGACCGGGACAAAACCCTGCCCCTGGGCACGCCCCTGCTGATGATGGGCTTTACCAAGGACGGGCAGATTGATACTAACATGGTGGCCCAGCGGGATAAGCGCCTGGGTATTTCCTCTAAGCAAAAGCGACAGCAGCGCGCCGACATCGTGGCCCCGCCCGTGGCGCCCGGCGCCGATGCCTGGGAAAAAGGCGAGGTCCGGCAGCTCGGCGTCGTGCCCGACGCCAAGACGGCCCTGCACCACCACTAG
- a CDS encoding MFS transporter: MPASVSAPAAPAASTSPFTPLRIPFFRMLWIASFVSNIGTWMQNVGAVGLMTELTPSPILVSLLQTASALPVFLLSLPAGALADLVDRRKMLLLTQTWMAGTALVLATVTLLGFTTPWLLLLLTFMLGLGGALNNPVWQTVTPELVPRKELPQAIALNSVSFNLARAFGPALGGLVIGYFSAGAAFLINGLSFLATMYMVWSWKREPQATSPLAGERILAAIRGGIRYARYAPPVQNILVRGVSFTFGASALFALMPAVVARRLHEPTSFYSLLLSCMGLGAVLGAFILPRLNKYLSINWRVTAATVAFAAGLLGLAFADNHWLLYALLTLVGLAWMLVLNSFSVGVQTVVPRWVQARTISLYLLTIQGGMALGSIVWGGVAERVDISWALAGAAVWLLLSTLLVLRFALSSGETIDFTPARPRLEPVLAEEPVPTQGPVIVTTTYHVAPEHRQAFVFIMDQLADIRRREGAIRVGTYADLADPSRLVEYFMVETWEEHEQQHERGVSREEAELKIRARQFHIGPEPPVIAHLLAQHALPLAPEQPMVPGSTRLVASTAGEATS, from the coding sequence ATGCCTGCTTCCGTTTCTGCTCCCGCCGCTCCCGCTGCCAGTACCTCGCCGTTTACCCCGCTGCGGATTCCGTTTTTCCGCATGCTCTGGATTGCCTCCTTCGTGTCGAACATCGGCACCTGGATGCAGAACGTGGGGGCCGTGGGCCTGATGACCGAGCTGACGCCCTCGCCCATCCTGGTGTCCTTGCTGCAGACGGCCTCGGCCCTGCCGGTGTTTCTGCTTAGCCTGCCCGCTGGGGCCCTGGCCGACCTGGTGGACCGCCGTAAGATGCTGCTGCTCACCCAGACCTGGATGGCGGGTACGGCCCTGGTACTGGCTACCGTCACGCTGCTGGGCTTTACCACGCCCTGGCTGCTACTGTTGCTCACCTTTATGCTGGGCTTGGGTGGGGCCCTGAACAACCCCGTGTGGCAAACCGTAACGCCCGAGCTGGTACCCCGCAAGGAGCTGCCCCAGGCCATTGCCCTCAACAGTGTGAGCTTTAACCTGGCCCGGGCTTTCGGACCGGCCCTGGGCGGTTTGGTTATCGGTTACTTCTCGGCCGGGGCGGCTTTTCTCATTAACGGCCTTTCCTTTCTGGCCACGATGTACATGGTCTGGAGCTGGAAGCGGGAGCCCCAGGCAACCTCCCCGCTGGCCGGGGAACGAATCCTGGCCGCCATCCGGGGCGGCATCCGCTACGCCCGCTACGCCCCGCCGGTGCAGAACATTCTGGTGCGGGGCGTGAGCTTCACCTTCGGGGCCAGCGCCCTGTTTGCCCTGATGCCGGCCGTAGTGGCCCGCCGCCTCCACGAGCCGACCTCGTTCTACTCCCTGCTGCTCTCGTGCATGGGCCTGGGCGCGGTGCTTGGGGCCTTTATTCTGCCCCGTCTCAATAAGTACCTGAGCATTAACTGGCGCGTCACGGCGGCTACGGTGGCTTTTGCGGCGGGTTTGCTGGGGTTGGCCTTTGCTGATAACCACTGGCTGCTCTACGCGCTGCTCACGCTCGTTGGGCTGGCCTGGATGCTGGTGCTCAACTCCTTTAGCGTGGGTGTGCAAACCGTAGTGCCGCGCTGGGTGCAGGCCCGCACCATCAGCCTGTACCTGCTCACCATTCAGGGCGGCATGGCCCTGGGCAGCATCGTGTGGGGCGGGGTGGCCGAACGGGTGGATATTTCCTGGGCCTTGGCCGGAGCCGCCGTTTGGCTGCTGCTAAGCACCCTGCTGGTGCTGCGCTTTGCCCTGAGCAGCGGCGAAACCATCGATTTTACACCCGCCCGTCCCCGCCTGGAGCCGGTGCTGGCCGAGGAGCCAGTGCCCACCCAGGGCCCGGTCATCGTCACGACCACCTACCACGTGGCACCCGAGCACCGGCAGGCTTTTGTGTTCATCATGGACCAGCTAGCCGACATCCGCCGCCGCGAAGGTGCCATCCGCGTGGGCACCTACGCCGACTTGGCCGACCCCAGCCGCCTGGTAGAGTACTTTATGGTCGAAACCTGGGAAGAGCACGAGCAGCAGCACGAGCGGGGCGTGAGCCGGGAAGAAGCCGAGCTTAAAATTCGGGCCCGGCAGTTTCACATCGGCCCTGAGCCGCCCGTCATTGCCCACCTGCTAGCCCAGCACGCCCTGCCCCTGGCCCCCGAGCAGCCCATGGTGCCCGGCAGCACCCGCCTGGTGGCCAGCACTGCCGGCGAAGCCACCTCGTAA
- a CDS encoding carboxypeptidase-like regulatory domain-containing protein, translating to MISIPQPCAQPWATMSPTAAGRHCAACATEVVDFTRLSEAEILAFLAQRSGQRVCANAYVTQLAPPPPASRWRRWAVAALALLGWQSVSSCATQPPQQPPTTATASSATPTADPQQSVVIRGRVLDGVNGPGVAGAFLFINDTQYGTVTDENGHFELVLASGWAPVRAGQLTLWVQGSPFTFKPKTVPVTTPAAGPPIELLIQMESIEGRGQVMGRVVPPKRPETPPKG from the coding sequence ATGATTTCAATTCCGCAGCCCTGCGCTCAGCCCTGGGCCACCATGTCGCCGACGGCGGCGGGTCGCCACTGTGCCGCTTGCGCCACCGAAGTGGTTGACTTTACCCGCCTCAGCGAAGCCGAGATTCTGGCCTTTCTGGCCCAGCGTAGCGGGCAGCGCGTGTGTGCCAATGCCTACGTGACGCAGTTGGCCCCGCCGCCCCCGGCAAGCCGCTGGCGGCGCTGGGCTGTGGCGGCCCTGGCTCTGCTGGGTTGGCAGTCGGTTTCGTCGTGCGCCACCCAGCCGCCTCAGCAGCCACCTACCACGGCCACCGCCTCCAGTGCCACCCCCACGGCCGACCCACAGCAATCCGTTGTGATTCGCGGGCGGGTGCTCGACGGGGTCAATGGGCCGGGCGTAGCCGGGGCCTTCCTCTTTATCAACGACACTCAATACGGCACTGTAACCGACGAAAACGGCCACTTCGAGCTGGTGCTGGCTTCTGGCTGGGCACCCGTACGGGCGGGCCAGCTCACGTTGTGGGTTCAGGGCAGTCCCTTCACCTTCAAGCCCAAAACAGTGCCGGTGACCACGCCCGCCGCCGGCCCGCCGATCGAGTTGCTGATTCAGATGGAATCCATCGAGGGCCGGGGACAGGTTATGGGCCGGGTGGTGCCGCCCAAGCGCCCCGAAACCCCACCCAAAGGCTAA
- a CDS encoding ABC transporter ATP-binding protein, whose translation MKLLYSYLRNYWGLLALALLLAAINQVFSLLDPYILRQIIDRYVSPALRSPQTPTFWAFVLSGAGLLVLKALGVAMVSRIAKNFQDYYTNVITQRLGAQLYSDGLRHSLDLPYQVFEDQRSGETLGKLQKVRTDVERLIQSFVNVLFISLVAILFVTWYAISVYWPIAVVYFLTIPLLGTLSFFLSRRIKVIQKTIVAETTALAGSTTESLRNIELIKSLGLAQQETTRLNTTTDKILKLELKKVRYLRSLSFVQGTFVNLMRNVILLMLVFLVVQKLITPGEFFSFFIYSFAIFGPLQEMGSIINIYRETEASLANYQLILDTPREVKPSHPQVIDQIQTLTFDDVRFKHLSAATSALDGISFETKLGETIAFVGPSGSGKTTLVKLLVGLYPPASGQIRYNNIPGTELDLDQLREQIGFVTQDTQLFAGTIRENLLFVAPQATDEECLRALHQAAADGLLARAPLGLDTVIGEGGVKVSGGEKQRLSIARALLRHPTLLVFDEATSSLDSLTEEEISTTVRELSGSRQHITILIAHRLSTILHADKIFVLERGHIAEQGRHEELLALKGLYYAMWRQQIGERPAPAAAPKQLAKA comes from the coding sequence ATGAAACTTCTCTACAGCTACCTGCGCAACTATTGGGGCCTGCTAGCCCTGGCGTTGCTGCTGGCAGCCATCAACCAGGTTTTTTCCCTGCTCGACCCCTATATTCTGCGACAGATTATCGACCGGTACGTGTCGCCGGCGCTGCGCAGCCCCCAGACGCCAACGTTCTGGGCCTTCGTACTCAGCGGCGCGGGCCTGCTGGTGCTCAAGGCCCTGGGCGTGGCCATGGTGTCGCGCATTGCCAAGAACTTCCAGGATTACTACACCAACGTTATTACCCAGCGCCTGGGGGCCCAGCTCTACTCCGACGGCTTGCGCCATTCCCTGGATTTACCCTACCAGGTGTTTGAGGACCAACGCTCGGGCGAAACCCTGGGCAAGCTCCAGAAAGTGCGCACCGACGTAGAACGCCTGATTCAGAGCTTCGTCAACGTGCTCTTTATTTCCCTGGTGGCCATTTTGTTCGTGACCTGGTACGCCATCAGCGTGTACTGGCCCATTGCGGTGGTATACTTTCTGACGATTCCGCTGCTGGGCACGCTGAGCTTCTTTCTAAGCCGGCGCATCAAGGTGATTCAGAAGACCATCGTGGCCGAAACCACGGCCCTGGCCGGCTCCACTACCGAGAGCCTGCGCAACATTGAGCTGATTAAGAGTCTGGGGCTGGCCCAACAGGAAACCACCCGCCTGAACACGACCACCGACAAGATCCTGAAGCTGGAGCTTAAAAAGGTACGCTACCTACGGTCCTTGTCCTTCGTGCAGGGTACGTTCGTGAACCTGATGCGCAACGTGATTCTGCTGATGCTCGTGTTTCTGGTGGTGCAGAAGCTGATTACACCGGGCGAGTTTTTCTCGTTCTTCATCTACTCCTTCGCCATCTTCGGGCCGCTACAGGAAATGGGCAGCATCATCAACATCTACCGCGAAACAGAGGCTTCCCTGGCCAACTACCAGCTCATCCTCGACACGCCCCGGGAAGTGAAACCCAGCCACCCCCAGGTTATCGACCAGATCCAGACCCTGACTTTCGACGACGTGCGCTTCAAGCACCTCTCGGCCGCCACCTCGGCTCTGGACGGTATTTCCTTTGAAACTAAGCTCGGCGAAACCATAGCCTTCGTGGGGCCCTCGGGCTCGGGCAAAACCACCCTGGTCAAGCTGCTGGTGGGCCTCTACCCCCCGGCCAGCGGCCAGATTCGCTACAACAACATTCCTGGCACCGAGCTGGACCTGGACCAGCTCCGGGAGCAAATCGGTTTTGTAACCCAGGACACCCAGCTCTTTGCCGGCACTATTCGCGAAAACCTGCTTTTCGTCGCGCCCCAGGCCACCGACGAAGAGTGCCTGCGCGCCCTGCACCAAGCCGCCGCCGACGGCCTGCTGGCCCGGGCCCCGCTCGGCCTCGACACGGTGATTGGGGAAGGCGGCGTGAAGGTGTCGGGTGGCGAAAAGCAGCGCCTCAGCATTGCCCGCGCCCTGCTGCGTCACCCCACCTTGCTGGTTTTCGACGAAGCCACTTCCTCCCTGGACTCCCTCACCGAGGAAGAAATCAGCACTACCGTGCGCGAATTGTCGGGCTCCCGCCAGCACATCACCATCCTGATTGCCCACCGCCTAAGCACCATTCTGCACGCCGACAAAATTTTCGTGCTGGAGCGCGGCCACATCGCCGAGCAGGGCCGCCACGAGGAGTTGCTGGCCCTCAAAGGCCTGTATTATGCCATGTGGCGGCAGCAAATCGGGGAACGGCCGGCTCCGGCCGCCGCGCCCAAGCAGTTGGCCAAAGCCTAG
- a CDS encoding membrane-binding protein: protein MTQYRTFRRFAGLMLAGWLLITNAAQAQTGTRDVLREITDVVGLKPRFELQATTQVQNAAAVVYSGKRFLLYNPQFVASVNRAGRTDWAGISILAHEMGHHLNGHTLRPGGSQPADELEADEFSGFVLRKMGASLAEAQAGMAVVSDEEASPTHPGRSTRLAAIGKGWQQANTQIAASSRATAPSAAPVAVAPTRTPVRAVSNPAVPMNVVGQIVFRDAPEQRYYLTSKLNVVRMQNNSTAQVVGRVTRSNSSDFPFILVDGQDRRLYISANGGVFNNQGQQVGLLSDPS from the coding sequence ATGACCCAATATCGCACGTTCCGCCGCTTCGCAGGTTTGATGCTTGCCGGGTGGCTTCTTATAACAAACGCCGCGCAGGCGCAGACCGGCACCCGCGACGTGCTCCGCGAAATTACCGACGTGGTGGGCCTCAAGCCTCGCTTCGAGTTGCAGGCCACTACCCAGGTACAAAACGCCGCCGCAGTAGTCTACAGTGGCAAACGCTTTCTGCTCTACAACCCGCAGTTCGTAGCCTCCGTGAACCGGGCTGGCCGCACCGACTGGGCCGGTATCAGCATCTTGGCCCACGAAATGGGTCACCACCTCAACGGCCACACCTTGCGCCCCGGCGGCTCCCAGCCGGCCGATGAGCTGGAAGCCGACGAGTTTTCGGGCTTTGTGCTCCGCAAGATGGGCGCCAGCCTAGCTGAAGCGCAAGCCGGTATGGCCGTCGTTTCGGACGAGGAGGCTTCACCCACCCACCCGGGCCGCTCTACCCGCCTTGCGGCTATTGGTAAGGGTTGGCAGCAGGCCAACACCCAGATTGCCGCCAGCAGCCGCGCCACGGCTCCTTCCGCCGCCCCGGTAGCTGTTGCGCCTACGCGCACGCCGGTGCGGGCCGTTTCTAACCCGGCCGTGCCCATGAACGTGGTGGGTCAAATCGTATTCCGTGACGCTCCCGAGCAACGTTATTACCTGACCAGCAAGCTCAACGTAGTTCGGATGCAGAACAACTCGACTGCCCAAGTGGTGGGCCGCGTGACTCGCTCCAACAGCTCGGACTTCCCCTTCATTCTGGTTGACGGCCAGGACCGCCGCCTCTATATCAGTGCCAACGGCGGAGTGTTCAACAACCAGGGTCAGCAGGTTGGCCTGCTTTCCGATCCGTCGTAA
- a CDS encoding PhzF family phenazine biosynthesis protein: protein MPSYPFLLVDAFTTSALGGNPCAVVLDADDLSAETMQRLAREFNQSETAFVRRSAVAEFGVRYFTPAEEIPLAGHPTIATVTALVHAGRLPLTQPRTELQLELLDGPINIAVEATPGSPAQVLMTQRKPIFGQVHDPAVVLPLFGLTPDDLYPGSVVQTVSTGTPQLMLLLRDHDALRRSHIPDAAAFARYRFSSDFFSPHLFCLGGVTTTGNTFARHFGTPPDIAEDPVTGSATGGMAAFLWHYGYLKNAEFVAEQGHWMGRPGTVLVTVAGPREDIASVTIGGPGVVVVAGQLEL, encoded by the coding sequence ATGCCTTCCTATCCCTTTCTGCTGGTTGATGCCTTCACCACGTCTGCCCTGGGCGGCAACCCCTGCGCCGTGGTCCTCGATGCCGACGACCTCTCGGCCGAAACCATGCAGCGCCTGGCCCGCGAGTTCAACCAGTCGGAAACGGCCTTCGTGCGCCGCTCAGCGGTAGCCGAGTTTGGGGTGCGCTATTTCACGCCCGCCGAAGAAATTCCCCTGGCCGGCCACCCCACCATTGCGACGGTTACCGCCCTAGTGCACGCCGGCCGCCTGCCCCTGACTCAGCCGCGGACCGAGTTGCAGCTGGAATTACTGGATGGGCCCATCAACATTGCCGTGGAGGCTACTCCCGGCAGCCCGGCCCAAGTGCTGATGACCCAGCGCAAACCGATATTCGGGCAGGTGCACGACCCGGCCGTCGTATTGCCGCTGTTTGGCCTCACCCCTGACGATTTATATCCAGGCTCTGTGGTACAAACCGTTAGCACGGGCACGCCCCAGCTTATGCTGCTACTGCGCGACCACGACGCGCTGCGCCGCTCCCATATTCCCGATGCGGCCGCCTTTGCCCGCTACCGCTTCAGCAGCGACTTTTTCAGCCCCCACCTCTTTTGCCTGGGTGGCGTCACGACCACCGGCAACACCTTTGCCCGCCACTTCGGCACCCCACCCGATATTGCCGAAGACCCAGTGACGGGTTCGGCGACCGGCGGTATGGCAGCATTTCTGTGGCACTACGGCTACCTCAAGAATGCCGAGTTTGTAGCCGAGCAGGGCCACTGGATGGGCCGGCCCGGCACGGTGCTGGTTACGGTGGCAGGACCGCGGGAAGATATTGCGTCGGTGACTATCGGCGGGCCGGGCGTGGTGGTCGTGGCCGGGCAGCTGGAGCTATAG
- the mutM gene encoding DNA-formamidopyrimidine glycosylase yields MPELPEVETYRRFLDEVILHQPITAFEVRDAHVLGTDEDTLRQRLVGQHVTGTRRIGKNCFLELSDGSALALHFGMTGDVNAYRYDHDAPRFTRVALHLADGMRVAFIDPRKFGRIRHAESVDHYQKAKKLGPDALEVTAAHLQQKLGAKKMMIKPLLLDQSITAGLGNWIVDEVLFQAKIHPERRANSLTGKDFTALQAAIQLVLSTAIGHEATYRHFPASFLIHAREWDDSATPGTEQHRFCPRHPKVEIEKSYVGGRATYICPRCQPAPSAIE; encoded by the coding sequence GTGCCCGAACTACCCGAAGTTGAAACCTACCGCCGCTTCCTCGACGAAGTTATTTTACACCAACCTATTACGGCCTTCGAAGTGCGCGACGCCCACGTGCTGGGCACCGACGAAGACACGCTGCGCCAGCGCCTAGTGGGCCAGCACGTGACGGGCACACGCCGCATCGGCAAAAACTGCTTTCTCGAGCTGAGCGACGGGTCGGCCCTAGCTCTGCACTTTGGCATGACCGGCGACGTGAATGCCTACCGCTACGACCACGACGCCCCGCGCTTTACCCGCGTGGCCCTGCACCTGGCCGACGGAATGCGCGTAGCCTTCATCGACCCGCGCAAATTTGGCCGCATCCGCCACGCCGAAAGCGTGGACCACTACCAGAAAGCCAAGAAGTTGGGCCCCGACGCTCTGGAAGTAACGGCCGCACATTTGCAGCAAAAGCTGGGCGCGAAAAAGATGATGATTAAGCCCTTGCTGCTCGACCAAAGCATCACGGCAGGGCTGGGCAACTGGATTGTGGACGAGGTGCTGTTTCAGGCCAAAATCCATCCCGAGCGCCGGGCCAACTCTCTCACAGGCAAGGATTTTACCGCTTTGCAAGCGGCTATCCAACTGGTGTTGAGCACTGCCATTGGGCACGAAGCTACCTACCGCCATTTCCCGGCGTCCTTTCTGATTCATGCCCGGGAATGGGACGACTCCGCCACGCCCGGCACCGAGCAGCACCGCTTCTGCCCGCGTCATCCAAAAGTGGAGATAGAAAAAAGCTACGTTGGCGGTCGGGCTACCTACATTTGCCCGCGCTGCCAGCCCGCTCCCAGCGCTATAGAATAG
- a CDS encoding TonB-dependent receptor: protein MANFSSLRSGLGLSVLLSTFSIQAIAADFGTLSGIVRRSDGQPAAFVTVALQTTDLATTADEQGRYRLPRVPAGSYTLVVQGVGYTPQQQAVVVTAGQATTVDVEVQANTTSLSEVTVTGRSYTAYQRDATNIATRSETPLRDIPQSVQVLPEAVLRDQQVQLLQESIRNLAGITQFGGYNDFNMRGFRSTTGNFAFNGQRLGSSSYTPQPTYNLESVEAIKGPASVLYGFAAPGGIINQTTKLPQAEARREVRLTYGSYNQLRGVADATGPLTADGRWLYRVVAGAERTDHQMRDWKTRNFFLNPSLTFRPTDRTNLTLTTSYFHQNEDGGTWYNRGIMAVNGDLGVLPRDWSHHDSDDRGTDRIVNAQFLGQHRFTDKLSLHVLARYSYYNSLQQYHHINRRSYDAATGTIKRHFRDFDDYNHDVFVNSYLTWKPTTGSVEHTVLAGFDYGNTQRHYTYAQSYEGVAGLNIFSPQYGNLDRGTYRGEGYNARYENPTRFVGAYVQDQLTLTDQLKAVLGLRYDTYRSSSLDQDRTEQVSDPAAAVVLTRDTSSVSAFVPRAGLVYQPLPELSLYGSYSQSFEPQYSNLPRAGGPFDPETGKQWEVGARTELLGRRLVGSLAFYRIRKVNILTTDPTDPDGQRQIAGNEATSKGVEVSVTGRVLPGLNLITNYAYNEARITKNGNPDQPYGSPWFENAPNHSGNLWAVYTLQRGALAGLGIGGGAYHVGKRYSFDSGFSIPAYTTFDAVVNYQHKQVSLALNAYNLADTRYYSGVFFRDIVWVGNGRSFRLTAGYTF from the coding sequence ATGGCGAACTTTTCCTCGCTGCGTAGCGGACTTGGGCTCAGTGTTTTACTGAGCACTTTCAGCATTCAGGCAATAGCTGCCGACTTTGGTACCCTCTCGGGCATAGTCCGGCGCTCCGACGGACAACCGGCGGCCTTTGTGACCGTGGCACTCCAGACTACCGACCTAGCTACCACGGCCGATGAACAAGGCCGCTACCGTTTGCCCCGCGTGCCCGCCGGTTCTTACACATTGGTGGTGCAGGGCGTGGGCTACACCCCACAGCAGCAAGCCGTCGTGGTAACTGCGGGCCAGGCCACGACCGTGGACGTGGAAGTGCAGGCCAATACGACCAGCTTGAGCGAAGTCACGGTAACGGGCCGCAGCTACACGGCTTACCAGCGCGACGCTACCAACATTGCTACCCGCTCCGAGACGCCCCTGCGCGACATTCCGCAGAGCGTGCAGGTACTGCCCGAGGCCGTGCTGCGCGACCAGCAAGTGCAGCTGCTCCAGGAAAGCATCCGCAACCTAGCCGGCATCACCCAGTTCGGAGGCTACAACGACTTCAACATGCGCGGCTTCCGGTCTACGACCGGCAACTTCGCCTTCAACGGGCAGCGCCTGGGCAGTTCGTCGTACACGCCCCAGCCCACCTATAATCTGGAAAGCGTAGAGGCCATTAAGGGGCCGGCCTCGGTGCTGTATGGCTTCGCGGCCCCGGGTGGCATCATCAACCAGACCACCAAGCTGCCCCAGGCCGAGGCCCGGCGCGAGGTGCGCCTGACTTACGGCAGCTACAACCAGCTACGCGGCGTGGCCGATGCTACTGGTCCGCTCACCGCTGACGGCCGCTGGCTGTACCGCGTAGTGGCCGGGGCTGAGCGCACCGACCACCAGATGCGGGACTGGAAAACCCGCAACTTCTTTTTGAACCCTTCCCTGACGTTCCGGCCTACGGACCGCACCAACCTGACCCTGACCACGTCGTATTTCCACCAGAACGAGGACGGCGGCACCTGGTACAACCGCGGCATTATGGCCGTGAACGGCGACCTGGGCGTGCTTCCGCGCGACTGGAGCCACCACGACTCGGATGACAGGGGCACTGACCGTATCGTGAATGCCCAGTTTCTGGGGCAGCACCGCTTCACTGACAAGCTAAGCCTCCACGTGCTGGCCCGCTACAGCTACTACAACTCGCTGCAGCAGTATCACCACATCAACCGCCGCAGCTACGACGCGGCGACAGGCACCATTAAGCGTCACTTCCGCGACTTCGATGACTACAACCACGACGTGTTCGTGAACAGCTACCTGACCTGGAAACCCACTACCGGCTCGGTGGAGCACACCGTGCTGGCTGGCTTCGACTACGGCAACACCCAGCGCCACTACACCTACGCCCAGAGCTACGAGGGGGTGGCGGGCCTGAACATTTTTAGCCCGCAGTATGGCAACCTCGACCGGGGTACTTACCGCGGCGAGGGCTACAACGCCCGCTACGAAAACCCCACCCGGTTTGTGGGCGCCTACGTGCAGGACCAACTCACGCTCACCGACCAGCTGAAAGCCGTGCTGGGCCTGCGCTACGACACCTACCGCAGCAGCAGCCTCGACCAGGACCGTACCGAACAGGTTAGTGACCCGGCCGCGGCCGTGGTACTCACCCGGGATACGTCGTCGGTGTCGGCGTTCGTGCCGCGGGCGGGTTTGGTATATCAGCCGCTGCCCGAACTGAGCCTCTACGGTTCCTACAGCCAGAGCTTCGAGCCCCAATACTCTAACCTGCCGCGCGCCGGTGGCCCCTTCGACCCCGAAACTGGCAAGCAGTGGGAAGTGGGGGCCCGCACCGAGCTGCTGGGCCGACGCCTGGTGGGCTCCCTGGCCTTCTACCGCATCCGTAAGGTCAATATTCTGACTACCGACCCCACCGACCCCGACGGACAGCGCCAGATTGCCGGCAACGAAGCCACCAGCAAGGGCGTGGAAGTGTCGGTGACGGGCCGGGTGCTGCCGGGTCTGAATTTGATTACCAACTACGCCTACAACGAGGCCCGCATCACCAAGAACGGCAACCCCGACCAGCCCTACGGCTCGCCGTGGTTTGAGAATGCGCCCAACCACTCGGGCAACCTCTGGGCCGTGTACACGCTGCAGCGCGGCGCGCTGGCGGGCCTCGGCATTGGCGGCGGCGCTTACCACGTCGGCAAACGCTACAGCTTCGACTCGGGCTTCTCGATTCCGGCCTACACCACCTTCGATGCGGTGGTAAATTACCAGCACAAGCAGGTTTCACTGGCTCTGAATGCCTACAACCTGGCCGACACGCGCTACTACTCCGGGGTGTTTTTCCGCGACATCGTGTGGGTGGGCAACGGCCGTTCCTTCCGTCTGACGGCGGGCTACACCTTCTAA